One genomic region from Arthrobacter pigmenti encodes:
- a CDS encoding carbohydrate ABC transporter permease has protein sequence MSALTEMSRLKKEPRAKKRKLTAAEKKEERVSYLFLAPWLVGLAVITIGPMAASLYLSFTDYNLLQPPEWTGLENYLRMFEDTRLQNSLGVTFLYVFVSVPLQLIAALALALILDRGMRGLSFYRSIYYLPSLLGGSVAIAVLWRQIFGTDGLINQLLALVGIEGMGWIADPSTALGTLMVLNVWTFGAPMVIFLAGLRQIPTMYYEAAAMDGASKVRQFTTITAPLLTPIIFFNLVLQIIGAFQSFTQAFVVSGGTGGPADSTMFFTLYLYQQGFGNFNMGYASAMAWLLLLIIAAFTFINFIASKWWVFYDD, from the coding sequence ATGTCAGCTTTGACTGAGATGTCGCGGCTGAAAAAGGAGCCGCGCGCAAAGAAGCGGAAGTTGACCGCCGCCGAGAAGAAGGAGGAGCGGGTCTCCTACCTGTTCCTCGCACCCTGGCTGGTTGGCCTGGCGGTCATCACCATCGGCCCGATGGCGGCGTCCCTCTACCTCTCCTTCACCGACTACAACCTGCTTCAGCCACCGGAATGGACCGGGCTGGAGAACTACCTCCGGATGTTCGAGGACACCCGGCTGCAGAACTCCCTCGGGGTGACGTTCCTCTACGTCTTCGTCTCCGTTCCCCTCCAGCTCATCGCGGCACTGGCGCTCGCGCTGATCCTGGACCGCGGAATGCGGGGCCTCAGCTTCTACCGTTCGATCTACTACCTGCCGTCCCTGCTCGGTGGCTCCGTTGCCATCGCGGTGCTGTGGCGCCAGATCTTCGGCACGGACGGGCTGATCAACCAGCTCCTGGCACTCGTCGGAATCGAAGGCATGGGATGGATTGCCGATCCCTCCACCGCCCTGGGCACCCTGATGGTGCTCAACGTGTGGACCTTCGGCGCTCCGATGGTGATCTTCCTGGCGGGCCTTCGCCAGATTCCGACCATGTACTACGAGGCCGCGGCCATGGACGGCGCCTCAAAAGTGCGGCAGTTCACCACCATCACCGCCCCGCTACTCACCCCGATCATCTTCTTCAACCTCGTCCTGCAGATCATCGGAGCCTTCCAGTCCTTCACCCAGGCCTTCGTGGTCTCAGGAGGCACCGGCGGCCCCGCCGATTCGACCATGTTCTTCACGCTGTACCTCTACCAACAGGGCTTCGGCAACTTCAACATGGGCTACGCCTCAGCAATGGCCTGGCTGCTGCTGCTCATCATCGCGGCCTTCACCTTCATCAACTTCATCGCCTCGAAATGGTGGGTGTTCTATGACGACTAA
- a CDS encoding ArsR/SmtB family transcription factor: MNDDELLDRAFLALADPARRRIIAHLSRGPATVNELAEPFSITKQAISRHIGVLEQAGLVTRSRDAQRRPVHLNPARLEALTAWIDQYRLVRESQFRALDNLLATKTSTAREGLSRKDQS; encoded by the coding sequence ATGAACGACGACGAGCTCCTCGACCGGGCCTTCCTGGCACTGGCCGACCCTGCCCGTCGACGCATCATCGCCCACCTCAGCCGGGGTCCTGCAACCGTCAACGAGCTGGCCGAACCATTCAGCATCACCAAACAGGCGATCTCCAGGCACATTGGGGTTTTGGAACAGGCGGGTCTGGTCACGCGTTCGCGCGATGCTCAGCGCCGTCCCGTACACCTGAACCCTGCGCGACTGGAGGCGCTGACCGCGTGGATTGACCAGTACAGGCTTGTCCGTGAGAGCCAGTTCCGCGCACTCGACAACCTACTCGCAACCAAAACAAGCACAGCCCGCGAGGGCCTCTCACGCAAGGATCAATCATGA
- a CDS encoding carbohydrate ABC transporter permease, with protein MTTNIAPQTSTTPATEPKRTEPPASRKKNTEELSGSTGRRLLKHLLLTVFGIIMLYPLLWMLVSSLRPNDVIFREAGLWLDTFEISNYTEGWNALQSPFGHYMINSMIVVIGSIIGNLVSCSMAAYAFARLKFRRRNLLFAIMLMTIMLPIHVIIVPQYIIFSEMGWVNTFIPLVLPKLLATDAFFVFLMVQFIRGLPKELDEAARIDGCGHVRIFTRIILPLMMPALATTTIFTFIWTWNDFFSQLIYLTDPEMYTVPVALRSFVDSTATSSWGSMFAMSIVSLLPVFLVFLFGQKYLVKGIATTGIK; from the coding sequence ATGACGACTAATATCGCGCCCCAGACAAGCACCACGCCCGCAACTGAGCCCAAGCGAACTGAACCACCGGCCAGCCGGAAGAAAAACACCGAGGAACTGAGCGGAAGCACCGGACGCCGCCTGCTCAAGCACCTGCTCCTCACCGTCTTCGGCATCATCATGCTCTACCCGCTGCTGTGGATGCTGGTGAGCTCGCTTCGGCCCAACGATGTGATCTTCCGCGAGGCGGGCCTCTGGCTCGACACCTTCGAGATCAGCAACTACACGGAAGGCTGGAACGCCCTCCAATCACCGTTCGGGCACTACATGATCAACTCGATGATCGTGGTGATCGGCTCGATCATCGGCAACCTGGTCTCCTGCTCGATGGCAGCCTACGCTTTCGCCCGGCTGAAGTTCCGCCGTCGCAACCTGCTGTTCGCCATCATGCTGATGACAATCATGCTGCCCATCCACGTGATCATCGTGCCGCAATACATCATCTTCTCCGAGATGGGTTGGGTGAACACCTTCATCCCGCTGGTGCTCCCCAAACTGCTGGCCACGGACGCGTTCTTCGTCTTCCTCATGGTCCAGTTCATCCGCGGACTGCCGAAGGAACTGGACGAAGCTGCGCGCATTGACGGCTGCGGGCACGTGCGGATTTTCACCCGCATCATCCTTCCGCTGATGATGCCCGCGCTGGCAACCACCACCATCTTCACCTTCATCTGGACCTGGAACGACTTCTTCAGCCAGCTGATCTACCTGACTGACCCCGAAATGTACACGGTGCCCGTTGCCCTGCGCTCCTTCGTGGACAGCACCGCCACCTCCTCCTGGGGTTCGATGTTCGCCATGTCCATCGTTTCCCTCCTACCCGTCTTCCTGGTGTTCCTGTTCGGCCAGAAATACCTGGTCAAGGGCATCGCCACCACCGGCATCAAATAA
- a CDS encoding YciI family protein, which yields MTKYLISFPSAAMVVPDEEMRAVSDASHAVVQEAKDAGVWVFGGGIDESVPPVMVDGDGTVTEGTYAQTKQLEGGYAVLEVPSREEALEWAARFATACRCAQEVREFGYDPAS from the coding sequence ATGACCAAGTACCTGATCTCGTTTCCGAGTGCCGCAATGGTTGTTCCCGACGAGGAAATGCGGGCAGTTTCGGATGCTTCGCACGCGGTTGTGCAGGAGGCCAAGGATGCCGGTGTGTGGGTGTTCGGCGGTGGAATCGATGAGAGCGTTCCGCCGGTCATGGTCGACGGCGATGGAACAGTGACTGAGGGCACCTATGCGCAGACGAAGCAGCTCGAAGGCGGTTACGCGGTGCTGGAAGTGCCCTCTCGCGAGGAGGCACTGGAGTGGGCTGCCAGGTTCGCGACGGCTTGCCGGTGTGCGCAGGAGGTGCGCGAGTTCGGGTACGACCCGGCGAGCTGA
- a CDS encoding flavin reductase family protein has product MRKNFSRHNFSDTQFYRLLTATVVPRPIAWVASRSAEGVDNLAPHSFYTVASVKPPVLQFTSVGCKDTLNNIRETGEFTVNLATERLFEKVNATGTAFGRRVSEFDAVNLTREPSLTIAVPRVKESPVSVECLLNRIIPVGDCFIVLGEVLHAAVDEDALEDNHPLIEKLQPLSRLGRDEWGTAGQIRRISRIRAEEWPGHFRD; this is encoded by the coding sequence ATGCGCAAGAACTTTTCCCGGCATAATTTCTCCGACACCCAGTTCTATCGGCTACTGACTGCAACAGTGGTTCCACGCCCCATTGCATGGGTCGCTTCACGCTCCGCTGAGGGCGTCGACAACCTTGCTCCCCATTCCTTCTACACAGTTGCTTCGGTGAAACCGCCGGTCCTACAGTTCACGTCGGTCGGTTGCAAGGACACCCTAAACAACATCCGTGAAACCGGTGAGTTCACGGTCAATCTCGCAACTGAGCGATTGTTCGAGAAGGTGAACGCCACCGGCACCGCTTTTGGCCGGAGAGTAAGCGAGTTCGACGCCGTGAACCTCACCCGTGAGCCCAGTCTCACGATTGCGGTCCCGCGCGTGAAGGAATCGCCGGTCTCTGTTGAATGTCTGCTGAACCGGATAATCCCAGTTGGTGATTGCTTTATTGTCCTAGGCGAGGTGTTGCACGCCGCGGTCGACGAGGATGCCCTTGAGGACAATCATCCCTTAATCGAAAAGCTCCAGCCGCTTTCGCGTCTCGGTCGGGACGAGTGGGGCACGGCCGGCCAGATCCGCCGGATCTCCCGAATCCGGGCAGAGGAATGGCCGGGGCACTTCCGCGACTGA
- a CDS encoding IclR family transcriptional regulator: MATESSRGAAPILVLQKISQILDCFTPESPEPTLQQLARQTGLPSSTCQRLVQSMVHEGYLDRDGDRYRIGIRLVRWASTGTTGMDIVQLTKPILQNLRDETGETACLYVRDGSFRTIVSVAETRHVVMRPFTVGMVMPIHAGAPGKIFLAYDPEARPTLEGSPLSKFTPDTPDSLATLDHQVKQTREQGYFAAFGERHSDVGSIAAPVFNVSGILVAVLGLGFPTQRVTFGDVDRLGPLVASAARAASHALGFVGSA; encoded by the coding sequence GTGGCAACAGAAAGTTCCCGTGGCGCGGCACCAATCCTGGTGTTGCAGAAGATCAGTCAGATCCTCGACTGCTTCACACCCGAGTCGCCTGAGCCGACCCTTCAGCAACTCGCCCGGCAGACGGGGCTGCCCTCAAGTACCTGCCAGCGATTGGTGCAGAGCATGGTTCACGAGGGATACCTGGACCGCGACGGCGACCGGTACCGAATCGGCATCCGACTGGTTCGATGGGCTTCGACGGGAACCACTGGAATGGACATCGTCCAACTCACCAAACCGATCCTGCAGAACCTGCGTGATGAGACAGGCGAAACGGCGTGCCTGTACGTGCGCGACGGCTCCTTCCGGACGATCGTTTCGGTGGCGGAGACCAGGCATGTTGTCATGCGTCCGTTCACGGTCGGTATGGTGATGCCGATCCATGCCGGCGCACCCGGCAAAATTTTCCTCGCCTACGATCCTGAAGCCCGCCCGACCCTTGAAGGCAGTCCACTCTCGAAGTTCACCCCTGACACCCCGGACAGTCTGGCTACGCTCGATCATCAGGTAAAACAAACGAGAGAGCAGGGATATTTCGCGGCGTTCGGCGAACGGCACAGCGACGTCGGCTCAATTGCCGCGCCCGTGTTCAACGTCTCCGGGATTCTTGTGGCGGTACTTGGACTCGGGTTCCCGACGCAGCGGGTAACTTTTGGGGATGTCGACCGGCTTGGCCCGCTCGTGGCGTCGGCAGCACGTGCCGCGAGTCATGCACTTGGCTTTGTCGGGTCTGCCTAG
- a CDS encoding HNH endonuclease signature motif containing protein: MNNGSGMTLEDAYAEASLRWSEVPLAYVLDPEGTEEPDALSREPAQASAENASVFGLVGRLHDVAPSDQPESLSDTLERLRAADRLESWAAARKAALIARVFHSVRGHELRTGDADQRFVFTVAAQEIAPLLRVPGRTAHRMLGEALRLSEILPGTWQELDQGKISAVQAQVIVEESGSIPDEAVTTFEASVLQTAGAMTRPKLTRACRRLREELHPESIAERRSRAVKDRTVTIAHEQDGMAWLGAYLPAEQALGIFNRVDSAARSLQGSEEPRTLSQLRADVFTDVLTHTCTGDPKNGTGFRGIGANVFVTVPLMTLLGKKRADWQETRAGHISDDVPLNDAQSYDNCSTSGGSTGDRSEGASAEARPKDIVFGGTKVDGGTGPDGAPDLVGCVNGLLDGYGPISPETARNLAAHAPSFTRILVHPETGAVLSVGRDRYRPPKHLQDWVRINNPTCIHPGCNRSSWSSELDHTTPWAHGGKTELGNLLPRCKLHHMLKTEGIWSARQDNQGVPDVTSFGGETYTAVPEPPPPF, translated from the coding sequence ATGAACAACGGAAGCGGGATGACCCTTGAGGATGCCTACGCCGAGGCGTCATTGCGCTGGTCCGAGGTTCCGCTTGCGTATGTCTTGGATCCCGAAGGAACCGAGGAACCGGATGCCTTGTCCCGCGAGCCAGCACAGGCTTCAGCCGAAAACGCTTCAGTGTTTGGGCTGGTGGGCAGGTTACATGACGTAGCCCCGTCCGATCAGCCCGAGAGCCTGTCGGACACGTTGGAACGGCTTCGGGCCGCAGACCGTTTGGAATCGTGGGCCGCCGCACGTAAGGCCGCGTTGATTGCACGGGTGTTCCATTCCGTGCGAGGTCATGAGCTCCGGACCGGGGACGCTGATCAGCGGTTCGTCTTCACCGTTGCGGCGCAGGAGATAGCGCCATTGCTGCGGGTGCCTGGACGGACAGCGCACAGGATGCTCGGGGAGGCGTTGCGGTTGAGCGAGATACTTCCGGGTACGTGGCAGGAACTCGACCAAGGCAAAATCAGTGCAGTCCAGGCGCAGGTCATTGTGGAGGAATCCGGGTCCATTCCCGATGAGGCAGTAACCACGTTTGAAGCGAGTGTCCTGCAAACCGCCGGGGCCATGACGCGCCCCAAGCTGACCCGCGCATGCCGGCGGCTGCGCGAGGAACTGCACCCGGAATCGATCGCCGAGCGCCGGTCACGGGCGGTAAAGGACCGAACCGTAACCATCGCCCATGAACAGGATGGGATGGCATGGCTGGGCGCGTACCTGCCCGCGGAGCAAGCGCTTGGAATTTTCAATCGGGTCGACTCCGCAGCACGCTCCCTTCAGGGCTCCGAGGAGCCCCGAACCCTGTCCCAACTACGAGCTGACGTCTTCACCGACGTGCTCACCCACACGTGCACAGGCGATCCGAAGAACGGCACCGGCTTCCGCGGAATAGGCGCGAACGTGTTCGTTACCGTCCCGCTGATGACGCTGCTCGGCAAGAAACGAGCCGACTGGCAGGAGACGCGCGCTGGACACATTTCAGACGACGTCCCCCTCAACGACGCGCAGTCATACGACAACTGTTCAACCAGTGGCGGTTCAACCGGTGACAGGTCAGAGGGCGCCAGCGCGGAGGCGCGTCCCAAGGACATTGTTTTCGGTGGTACCAAGGTTGACGGCGGTACTGGTCCTGATGGTGCACCTGATCTCGTCGGCTGCGTGAACGGATTGCTGGACGGTTACGGGCCGATCAGTCCGGAGACGGCACGCAACCTGGCCGCGCATGCACCGAGTTTCACCAGGATCCTCGTGCATCCGGAAACCGGCGCCGTACTCAGTGTTGGAAGGGACAGATACCGGCCGCCCAAACATCTGCAGGACTGGGTCCGGATCAATAATCCGACCTGCATTCACCCCGGATGCAACCGCTCATCCTGGTCATCCGAGCTTGATCACACCACTCCGTGGGCACACGGCGGGAAAACGGAGTTGGGTAACCTCCTACCCCGGTGCAAGCTCCATCACATGTTGAAAACCGAAGGCATCTGGTCCGCGAGGCAGGACAATCAAGGCGTACCGGATGTCACCTCATTCGGCGGCGAGACTTATACCGCCGTGCCCGAGCCACCGCCGCCTTTCTAG
- a CDS encoding SRPBCC family protein — translation MSNALKLTVPEGAPFIDYEREFDYPIEAVFEAHKDPAMISQWLGPRGLQMEIDHYDFRTGGSYRYIHTGPDGAAYGFSGVFHTVRENEFAIQTFEFDGYPDVVSIEFMTFEDLGGGRSKVIGHSVYPSQEARDGMAQSGMEGGMSEGYERLDELLASRT, via the coding sequence ATGAGCAACGCACTGAAACTCACCGTGCCGGAAGGCGCTCCCTTCATCGACTACGAGCGGGAGTTTGATTACCCGATCGAGGCCGTCTTCGAGGCACACAAGGACCCCGCGATGATTTCACAGTGGCTCGGGCCGCGCGGGCTCCAGATGGAAATCGACCACTACGACTTCCGCACCGGCGGCAGCTACCGCTACATCCATACCGGGCCGGACGGCGCCGCGTACGGCTTCAGCGGTGTGTTCCACACCGTTCGGGAAAACGAGTTCGCAATCCAGACCTTCGAGTTCGACGGCTATCCCGACGTCGTCAGCATCGAATTCATGACGTTCGAGGATTTGGGCGGCGGGCGATCGAAGGTCATCGGGCACTCGGTCTATCCCAGCCAGGAAGCACGCGACGGTATGGCGCAATCCGGAATGGAAGGCGGAATGAGTGAAGGCTACGAGCGGCTCGACGAACTTCTTGCGAGCCGCACCTGA
- a CDS encoding SDR family oxidoreductase, which produces MTLQLAITGATGHVGGEVARRLSAAGFEQKLFVRDPARAPQLSAARIATGSYTDKQSAIDALRGSEILFMVSASEAEDRVHQHRTFIDAAAEAGVQHIVYTSFLAAAKDSIFTLGRDHWATEEHIRRSGMDFTFLRDNLYLDFFPLFADDDGVIRGPAGNGRVAAVARTDVARAAVVVLQDPDAHGGKTYDLTGPAALSLEEAAATITKITGREVRYQEETVEEAYASRAHYGVPQWQLDAWVSTYTAIASGQLARTTTAVRDLTGSAPLTLDALLRQ; this is translated from the coding sequence ATGACTCTCCAATTGGCAATCACGGGTGCAACGGGCCATGTTGGCGGAGAAGTGGCGCGCCGTCTGTCGGCGGCGGGCTTCGAACAGAAGCTCTTCGTACGCGACCCGGCACGGGCGCCCCAGTTGTCAGCCGCCCGCATCGCGACAGGCAGTTATACCGACAAGCAGTCCGCGATCGATGCACTACGCGGAAGCGAGATCCTCTTCATGGTCTCCGCCTCGGAAGCCGAAGACCGCGTCCACCAGCACCGCACCTTCATTGACGCCGCCGCAGAGGCCGGCGTCCAGCACATCGTTTACACCTCTTTCCTCGCCGCCGCGAAAGATTCAATCTTCACCCTCGGCCGCGACCACTGGGCCACCGAGGAGCACATCCGCCGCTCCGGCATGGACTTCACATTCCTGCGTGACAACCTCTACCTGGATTTCTTCCCGCTCTTCGCCGACGACGACGGCGTCATCCGCGGTCCCGCGGGCAACGGCCGGGTCGCTGCCGTGGCACGGACCGACGTGGCGCGCGCCGCCGTCGTCGTACTTCAAGACCCCGACGCGCACGGTGGGAAGACATATGATCTCACCGGCCCGGCGGCCCTCTCGCTCGAAGAAGCGGCCGCGACCATCACGAAGATTACCGGGCGCGAAGTCCGTTACCAGGAAGAGACGGTCGAGGAGGCCTACGCCTCGCGCGCCCATTACGGTGTACCCCAGTGGCAGCTCGACGCGTGGGTGAGCACCTACACCGCGATCGCATCCGGCCAACTGGCGAGGACGACGACGGCGGTACGTGACCTGACGGGCTCGGCGCCCCTGACACTCGATGCACTATTGAGGCAGTAA
- a CDS encoding SLC13 family permease, whose translation MSLALIAFLVLIAAFAWGSFTRVNAGLIALVAAFIVGPLVAGLDIKEVIGAFPAGLFFILVGATLLFAIVRVTGTIDLMAYWCERLAGDRKILVPILMFLLTAALAAAGAFTPAAIAIVAPVALALGMRFGISPLAMGLVIVQGANAGAFSPVNPFGVLGNQMLDSAGASGDSGKLFLYCFLFNALLAVIAYVLIQAIMKRRAAKRGESNSSAASVNDDGGAPAGGGSPAGAGTLTATRLETRTITKVPVTPMRILTLVALVSLLVLTTMFGIDVGVASLIISLVLIAVNPGVQKPALENMPWSAIILVTGIVTYVGMLEAMGALDELQAGIESLGNGSIAALVTSYVVGMVSAFASTTGTLGVISPVITPIAMDPMLTPIGVITAVAISSSVVDVSPMSTSGALLMASAQPKDERMFFRALLLWAIAMIAVVPLLVWFIFVQLGIG comes from the coding sequence ATGTCACTTGCCCTCATCGCCTTCCTCGTTCTTATCGCCGCCTTTGCGTGGGGATCGTTCACCCGCGTCAACGCCGGTCTGATTGCGCTCGTCGCCGCATTCATCGTCGGCCCGCTGGTCGCCGGGCTCGACATCAAGGAAGTGATCGGCGCCTTTCCCGCCGGGCTCTTCTTCATCCTCGTCGGTGCAACGCTGCTCTTCGCGATCGTTCGCGTGACCGGCACCATCGACCTCATGGCCTACTGGTGCGAGCGGCTTGCCGGAGACCGCAAGATTCTCGTGCCGATCCTGATGTTCCTGCTCACCGCCGCATTGGCGGCCGCCGGGGCCTTCACTCCGGCAGCCATCGCGATTGTGGCGCCTGTCGCGCTCGCGCTGGGCATGCGCTTTGGCATCAGCCCCCTCGCCATGGGCCTCGTCATTGTTCAGGGCGCCAACGCCGGAGCTTTTTCTCCGGTGAACCCGTTCGGTGTACTGGGGAACCAGATGCTGGACAGCGCTGGAGCCTCGGGCGATTCCGGGAAGCTCTTCCTCTACTGTTTCCTTTTCAACGCCTTGCTCGCCGTCATCGCCTATGTGCTCATTCAGGCCATCATGAAGCGCCGCGCCGCCAAGCGCGGCGAGAGCAACAGCAGCGCCGCATCCGTGAACGACGACGGCGGCGCGCCCGCCGGCGGCGGATCACCTGCCGGCGCTGGCACGCTCACGGCCACCCGCCTGGAGACCCGCACGATCACCAAGGTGCCGGTTACGCCGATGCGAATCCTCACCCTGGTTGCCCTGGTTTCGCTCCTGGTGCTGACAACCATGTTCGGCATTGACGTCGGCGTCGCATCGTTGATCATTTCGCTTGTTCTTATCGCCGTGAACCCGGGCGTGCAGAAGCCGGCCTTGGAGAACATGCCGTGGAGCGCGATCATCCTGGTCACCGGGATCGTCACCTATGTAGGAATGCTGGAAGCGATGGGTGCCCTCGATGAGCTCCAGGCAGGCATCGAAAGCCTGGGCAACGGTTCCATTGCCGCGCTGGTAACCAGCTACGTTGTCGGCATGGTTTCGGCCTTCGCGTCGACCACCGGAACGCTTGGCGTCATCAGCCCGGTGATCACGCCGATTGCCATGGACCCCATGCTGACGCCGATCGGCGTTATCACCGCCGTCGCCATCAGTTCCTCCGTGGTGGACGTCAGCCCGATGTCCACGAGTGGTGCGCTGCTGATGGCCAGCGCTCAGCCGAAGGACGAGCGGATGTTCTTCCGTGCGCTGCTGCTCTGGGCAATCGCGATGATCGCGGTCGTGCCGTTGCTGGTGTGGTTCATTTTCGTCCAGCTCGGCATCGGCTGA
- a CDS encoding maleate cis-trans isomerase family protein, which translates to MNTAAACCETEPVQAPANTSRVGLIVPSSNTTMETELPELFRRQSEATGHRYTFHSARAGMKKVNREELAAMVGKAADCAASVSDADVDVIAYACLVAVMAQGTNAHVGSEETISRAASDNGHPAEVTSSAGALVRTLQEIGARRIAMITPYVPALTQTVCEYIEGAGIEVVDSVSLSVDNNLAVGRLDPQQLPGIAQKLNREGVDAVILSACVQMPSLAAVQTVEDQLGVPVITAAVATTYEILKALGHTPAISGAGRLLAGDLVPAKK; encoded by the coding sequence ATGAACACCGCTGCCGCATGCTGCGAAACAGAACCGGTCCAGGCGCCGGCCAACACCTCCCGGGTCGGGCTTATCGTCCCGAGCTCGAACACCACCATGGAAACCGAACTGCCGGAACTGTTCCGCCGCCAGTCGGAGGCCACCGGGCACCGTTACACCTTCCACTCGGCACGCGCCGGCATGAAGAAAGTGAACCGGGAAGAGCTTGCCGCCATGGTGGGCAAGGCCGCTGATTGCGCCGCTTCCGTTTCGGACGCCGACGTCGACGTCATCGCGTACGCATGCCTCGTCGCCGTGATGGCGCAGGGCACGAACGCCCACGTCGGATCGGAGGAAACAATCTCCAGGGCTGCCTCTGATAACGGCCACCCGGCCGAGGTGACCAGCAGTGCTGGCGCACTGGTGCGGACCCTCCAGGAAATCGGCGCGCGCCGGATCGCGATGATTACTCCATACGTTCCCGCGCTCACTCAGACGGTGTGCGAATACATCGAAGGCGCCGGCATCGAGGTGGTCGATTCGGTTTCCCTGTCTGTTGACAACAACCTTGCGGTGGGCCGGCTGGACCCGCAGCAGCTCCCCGGGATCGCCCAGAAACTCAATCGGGAAGGCGTCGACGCCGTCATTCTGTCTGCGTGTGTGCAGATGCCGTCGCTCGCCGCGGTTCAGACTGTCGAAGATCAGCTTGGGGTTCCGGTCATCACGGCCGCCGTCGCCACGACGTATGAGATCCTCAAAGCTCTAGGCCACACACCGGCAATTTCGGGTGCCGGACGTCTGCTCGCCGGTGACCTTGTTCCGGCGAAGAAGTAG
- a CDS encoding acetylxylan esterase, producing the protein MTSLPSPIAGYEDWPDAIRRMGRLEAHSKASAQLIDALGVPGPAPETRVQSGPETVVDEVRIRQLSWQLPYGPPTQAYLLTPEGRPGNPGKPGKLPGVLWLHCHGGNKWLGAERLIDAGLGNSPEVRALQQDLYSGQAIANELAKAGFAVLVHDSFTWGSRRFNLDEPSGRVAEGMAARRALWRAEGIHPTEAMEYNAAAALHENVVAKTAGLLGTSYAGVVAFEDLVALKLLTTFPEVDSARIAVGGFSGGGGRALVLSALAPEVRAAVVSCMMTTFEGLFPAHMDSHSWLLATPGLGRTFNWPDLAGINPGCHYLMQYARQDHLFTHTGMHDADTKLRRDAPGRYTGTWHDGGHAVSAEMLRESVDFLSTSLMR; encoded by the coding sequence ATGACTTCGCTCCCAAGCCCGATCGCCGGATACGAAGACTGGCCCGACGCAATCCGCCGCATGGGTCGGTTGGAAGCACACAGCAAGGCGAGCGCCCAACTCATCGATGCGCTCGGTGTACCGGGCCCGGCCCCCGAAACTCGAGTTCAGAGCGGACCCGAAACCGTGGTGGACGAGGTCCGGATACGGCAGCTCAGCTGGCAACTCCCGTACGGACCGCCCACGCAGGCCTACCTCCTGACCCCGGAGGGAAGGCCCGGAAACCCCGGAAAACCCGGAAAACTCCCCGGAGTGCTGTGGCTGCACTGCCACGGCGGCAACAAGTGGCTCGGCGCCGAGCGGCTGATCGACGCCGGCCTTGGCAACAGTCCCGAAGTGAGAGCACTGCAGCAGGACCTGTATTCGGGGCAGGCCATCGCAAACGAGTTGGCGAAGGCGGGCTTCGCCGTCCTCGTCCACGACTCCTTCACCTGGGGAAGCAGACGCTTCAACCTGGACGAACCGTCGGGGCGCGTAGCCGAGGGCATGGCCGCGCGCCGCGCACTGTGGCGTGCAGAGGGCATCCACCCGACCGAAGCCATGGAGTACAACGCTGCCGCAGCGCTGCACGAGAACGTCGTAGCCAAGACCGCCGGCCTGCTCGGGACCAGTTACGCAGGCGTTGTCGCCTTCGAGGATCTCGTGGCACTCAAACTGCTAACCACATTCCCTGAGGTGGATAGCGCAAGGATCGCCGTCGGCGGCTTCTCCGGCGGAGGCGGCAGGGCACTGGTACTAAGCGCCCTTGCACCCGAGGTACGCGCCGCCGTCGTCTCCTGCATGATGACCACTTTCGAGGGCCTCTTTCCCGCCCATATGGATTCCCACTCCTGGCTGCTTGCAACACCCGGCCTCGGCAGGACATTCAACTGGCCGGATCTCGCCGGCATCAATCCCGGTTGCCACTACCTCATGCAGTACGCGCGCCAGGATCACCTTTTCACCCACACAGGCATGCACGACGCCGACACCAAGCTCAGGCGCGATGCACCGGGCCGGTACACAGGAACCTGGCACGACGGCGGCCACGCAGTCTCCGCTGAGATGCTGAGGGAATCGGTGGATTTTCTCAGCACTTCCCTCATGCGATAA